The Noviherbaspirillum saxi genome includes a window with the following:
- the argH gene encoding argininosuccinate lyase — protein MTAQLSKKGEAWSARFSEPVSDLVKRYTASVFFDKRMANADIQGSLAHAEMLSHQGIISAQDYADIQRGMAQIQAEIDAGKFEWLLDLEDVHLNIEKRLTELVGDAGKRLHTGRSRNDQVATDIRLYMRGAIDDISGLLRDFRLALLDLAEQHADTILPGFTHMQVAQPITFGHHMLAYVEMFNRDAERMADCRKRVNRLPLGAAALAGTTFPIDRERVAKTLGFDEVCRNSLDAVSDRDFAIEFCAAAALVMTHISRMSEELVIWMSPRVGFIDIADRFCTGSSIMPQKKNPDVPELARGKTGRVNGHLVGLLTLMKGQPLAYNKDNQEDKEPLFDTVDTVVDTLRIFADMARGITVKPDAMRAAALQGYATATDLADYLVKKGLAFRDAHEAVAHAVRTCEQRGCDLTDLTLDEMRAFSQLIEADVFKVLTLEGSVAARDHVGGTAPAQVRAAIEHLRSHLS, from the coding sequence ATGACAGCACAACTTTCCAAAAAGGGCGAGGCCTGGTCGGCACGCTTTTCCGAACCGGTCTCGGACCTGGTCAAACGTTACACCGCTTCCGTGTTCTTCGACAAGAGGATGGCGAATGCCGATATCCAGGGCTCGCTTGCCCATGCCGAAATGCTGTCGCATCAAGGCATCATCAGCGCCCAGGATTATGCCGACATCCAGCGCGGCATGGCGCAGATCCAGGCCGAAATCGACGCCGGCAAGTTCGAATGGCTGCTCGACCTGGAAGACGTCCACCTGAACATTGAAAAGCGCCTGACCGAACTGGTCGGCGATGCCGGCAAGCGCCTGCATACCGGTCGCTCGCGCAACGACCAGGTGGCAACCGATATCCGCCTCTACATGCGCGGTGCCATCGACGACATCAGCGGCCTGCTGCGTGATTTTCGCCTGGCGCTACTGGATCTCGCCGAGCAGCATGCCGACACCATCCTGCCCGGATTCACACACATGCAGGTGGCACAGCCGATCACCTTCGGCCATCACATGCTCGCCTACGTCGAAATGTTCAATCGTGATGCCGAACGCATGGCCGACTGCCGCAAGCGCGTCAACCGCTTGCCGCTCGGCGCCGCCGCGCTGGCCGGAACCACCTTCCCGATCGACCGCGAACGTGTCGCGAAAACCCTCGGCTTCGATGAAGTCTGCCGCAATTCGCTGGATGCTGTGTCGGACCGCGACTTCGCGATTGAATTCTGCGCGGCGGCGGCTCTCGTCATGACGCATATCTCGCGCATGTCTGAAGAACTGGTGATCTGGATGAGCCCGCGCGTGGGCTTCATCGATATCGCCGACCGCTTCTGCACTGGCTCTTCGATCATGCCGCAGAAAAAAAATCCTGACGTTCCCGAGCTCGCGCGCGGGAAGACCGGCCGCGTCAACGGCCACCTGGTCGGCTTGCTGACCTTGATGAAAGGCCAGCCGCTGGCCTACAACAAGGACAATCAGGAAGACAAGGAACCGCTGTTCGACACGGTCGATACCGTGGTCGATACGCTACGCATCTTTGCCGATATGGCACGCGGTATTACGGTCAAGCCGGACGCAATGCGCGCCGCCGCCCTGCAAGGCTATGCAACCGCGACGGACCTGGCCGATTACCTGGTAAAGAAAGGCCTTGCCTTCCGCGACGCGCATGAGGCCGTCGCGCATGCGGTGCGCACCTGCGAACAGCGGGGCTGCGATCTGACGGATCTGACGCTGGATGAGATGCGCGCCTTCTCGCAATTGATTGAAGCCGATGTATTCAAGGTGCTGACGCTGGAAGGTTCGGTCGCGGCACGAGATCATGTCGGAGGCACCGCTCCTGCTCAGGTGCGCGCAGCGATTGAACATCTACGCAGCCATCTATCCTGA
- a CDS encoding sensor histidine kinase translates to MIIKQALDRMPLSHARTAPRPTDIVIPDCCNLGVVLRTLIGVNAAAFGWVMLHAIHWRAGMLEFAEVSIVVELSCLWSLFAMCLLRRSLPAIGMHRADVLWAQRLACVIAPAVVTAIVVYLFTTVDWLISSFVRMTLGKSIMLAALFGALFQHYFELRTRAFSPALVEARLQALQARIRPHFLFNSLNAVLSLIRTEPQRAETTLEDLADLFRVLMSDPRSMTTLEQEIRLCEQYLSIEQIRLGERLQVTWASENLDSQVMRKSQIPVLLLQPLLENAVHYGVEPASGPTQVQIHMSRSLDRIEIVVINPYHGEVSVAGNHMALENIRERLALLYDVEGQLTTRIARGFFEVKLRFPYVKGAQ, encoded by the coding sequence GTGATTATAAAACAAGCGCTGGACCGTATGCCGCTATCTCATGCCCGCACGGCGCCCCGTCCGACCGATATTGTCATCCCCGATTGCTGCAACCTTGGCGTCGTGCTGCGCACGCTGATCGGCGTCAATGCGGCAGCATTCGGCTGGGTCATGCTGCACGCCATACACTGGCGTGCCGGCATGCTCGAATTCGCCGAAGTGTCGATCGTGGTCGAACTGTCATGTCTCTGGTCGTTATTCGCCATGTGTCTGCTGCGGCGCAGTCTTCCGGCCATCGGCATGCACCGCGCGGATGTTCTTTGGGCGCAGCGGCTCGCCTGTGTCATTGCGCCGGCGGTGGTGACGGCAATCGTTGTCTATTTGTTTACGACGGTCGATTGGCTGATCAGCAGCTTCGTGCGCATGACGCTTGGCAAGAGCATCATGCTTGCCGCCTTGTTCGGCGCGCTGTTTCAGCATTATTTCGAATTGAGGACACGGGCTTTTTCGCCGGCTTTGGTAGAGGCACGGCTGCAGGCTTTGCAGGCGCGGATCCGTCCGCATTTCCTGTTCAATAGCCTGAACGCAGTGCTGTCGCTGATCAGGACCGAGCCGCAGCGTGCGGAAACGACACTGGAAGACCTGGCCGACCTGTTTCGCGTGCTGATGAGCGATCCGCGCAGCATGACGACGCTCGAACAGGAAATTCGGCTGTGCGAACAATATCTGTCGATAGAACAGATACGCTTGGGCGAGCGACTGCAAGTAACATGGGCCAGCGAAAATCTCGACAGTCAGGTGATGCGCAAGTCGCAGATACCGGTGCTTTTGCTCCAGCCTCTGCTGGAAAATGCAGTGCACTACGGCGTCGAGCCGGCAAGCGGGCCGACGCAGGTCCAGATTCACATGAGCCGCTCGCTCGACCGGATCGAGATCGTCGTCATCAACCCGTATCATGGCGAGGTGAGCGTCGCCGGCAATCACATGGCGCTGGAAAACATCCGTGAACGCCTGGCTTTGCTGTATGACGTCGAAGGGCAGCTCACCACAAGGATTGCGCGCGGATTCTTTGAAGTGAAGCTGCGCTTTCCGTATGTGAAGGGAGCGCAATGA
- a CDS encoding LytR/AlgR family response regulator transcription factor: MMPRLFIVDDEAPARVRLKTLLSDIAATCPHQLVGEAEHPQGALDGIAATSPDIVLLDVQMPGMTGLELAKHLARLPLPPAVIFVTAYDEFALKAFEVHALDYLLKPVRAARLADALQRVGELRGKGGAPTPVPHSVRQHFSVQERGRLLLVPIAEVLYLKAEQKYVTLRTRSQEYLFEESLTSIEDELGATFVRVHRNALVARQAIVGVERGSASIDIESEHDKAQESWQVILRGIEERLPISRRQWPVVKALVK, encoded by the coding sequence ATGATGCCGCGTCTTTTCATCGTGGATGACGAAGCGCCGGCACGCGTGCGCTTGAAAACGCTGCTGTCCGACATCGCCGCGACCTGTCCGCATCAACTCGTCGGCGAGGCGGAGCATCCGCAAGGCGCGCTCGACGGCATAGCGGCTACGTCACCCGACATTGTGCTGCTGGATGTGCAGATGCCCGGCATGACAGGGCTGGAGCTGGCGAAGCATCTTGCCAGGCTGCCTCTGCCGCCGGCTGTCATTTTTGTGACCGCCTATGATGAATTCGCCTTGAAAGCCTTTGAGGTGCATGCGCTCGATTACCTGCTCAAGCCGGTACGCGCGGCGCGCCTGGCGGACGCCTTGCAGCGGGTTGGGGAATTGCGCGGCAAGGGTGGCGCTCCGACGCCGGTTCCCCATTCAGTGCGACAACATTTCTCGGTGCAGGAACGCGGCCGGCTGCTGCTGGTGCCGATTGCGGAAGTGCTTTATCTGAAGGCGGAACAAAAGTACGTGACGCTGCGTACCCGCTCGCAGGAATATCTGTTTGAGGAATCCCTGACCTCGATTGAAGACGAGCTCGGCGCCACGTTCGTGCGCGTACATCGCAATGCCCTTGTGGCGCGGCAGGCTATCGTGGGGGTTGAACGCGGATCGGCGTCTATCGATATCGAGAGCGAACACGACAAGGCCCAGGAGTCCTGGCAGGTGATCTTGCGCGGTATTGAGGAACGCCTGCCGATTTCCCGGCGGCAGTGGCCAGTGGTCAAGGCGCTGGTGAAGTAA